A DNA window from Mycoplasmopsis pullorum contains the following coding sequences:
- a CDS encoding MIP family Ig-specific serine endopeptidase, whose product MNFKKVKFNLLNVSLIASTILISSASISCFNRKKDEKIVEKNDNNIPENPKNENDNSAINEKINSGEEKNKDTPSSDQNSNINESDSQKNDSTISHNADEKDSNNQKDNVIDSSSNTNESNPILNNDSNSSEIENSSNENNNKNSELDDSNNNSVSENTTKSDQDGSERSDTDNYIVTNEEKSISDAESNPEVNNNNSENNESDFNDNDSVLVENPNSETLNENSTNNQNDSNSEEKHENDISDQENWTSNANSSEDLSNSEVANTNDNTLNDSTNTQSNTSTDENLLNENASEIEEKDDSNVEDKNKQGDEIMSTESSREEKSDSSQHNENANSESNDENNSEINETSNWNNPIINEETNDTENSENVDTLTENEETNDTESSVNVDSSTENEETNNQNDVANDSNQTDSTTNESDNNYENTSAYYYETHPNAKTLDSRSDGDASLEYGSNREYLSLIQNRSFSLTWTFDDGSFSAGTIWLLDYKEVENRHYKLYFGTNYHVAADIFGNNDLPEYVQSARVKKINSMILGFTKQLSGETGADFKYLTLEKQNYPRNFFLARNFMDNANYEYDGRNHYTDFAVLEMDFDFNKLPKNIFKPNTDAFAVAKQILKSIETLDESIQRFENSSNKFLMTDNFPYAQNSYGSGFNLIYNVIGEKEFKVLNDIDTYEKAQTLDEYITNAYGDNDWNIAPKRIYFYGYPIVDQKNLVLISSPWDQLDTHENRDNVKNGRVIWITHNEYHNREVADHGNRFNDEIVPAYYGLAFESAQSNRVRGGASGSLVINEQGLPIGLLFASVGNDFTVVLDNDNKYRTLHTTLITPFTNDVVWSTNNGTIYPYNLIDGSDKSKYSHQLNSYREQLSKVYGSDYTTRLFG is encoded by the coding sequence CCTTCAAGTGATCAAAACTCAAATATAAATGAGTCAGATTCTCAAAAAAACGATTCAACCATTTCGCATAATGCAGATGAAAAAGATTCAAATAATCAAAAGGATAATGTAATTGATTCAAGTTCAAACACAAATGAATCAAATCCTATTTTGAATAATGATTCTAATTCATCAGAAATTGAAAATTCTTCGAATGAAAATAACAATAAAAATTCAGAACTTGATGATTCAAATAATAATTCTGTGAGTGAAAATACAACTAAATCTGATCAGGATGGTTCTGAAAGAAGTGATACCGATAATTATATTGTAACAAATGAAGAAAAATCAATTAGCGATGCAGAATCAAATCCTGAAGTTAATAACAATAATTCAGAAAATAATGAATCTGATTTTAATGATAATGATTCAGTTTTAGTAGAAAATCCAAATTCTGAAACCTTAAACGAAAATAGCACAAATAATCAGAATGATTCAAATTCAGAAGAAAAGCATGAAAATGATATTTCTGATCAAGAAAATTGAACATCCAATGCTAATTCAAGCGAAGATTTATCTAATTCAGAAGTTGCAAATACAAATGATAATACATTAAATGATTCTACAAATACACAAAGCAATACATCTACCGATGAAAACCTTTTAAATGAGAACGCTTCTGAAATTGAAGAAAAAGATGATTCTAATGTCGAGGATAAAAATAAACAAGGTGATGAAATAATGAGTACAGAGTCTTCCAGAGAAGAAAAATCCGATAGTTCACAACATAATGAAAATGCAAATTCAGAATCTAATGATGAGAATAATAGTGAAATAAACGAAACATCAAATTGGAATAATCCAATTATCAACGAAGAAACAAATGATACCGAAAATTCAGAAAATGTAGACACATTAACTGAAAATGAAGAAACAAATGATACCGAAAGCTCAGTAAATGTAGATTCATCAACTGAAAATGAAGAAACAAATAATCAAAACGATGTTGCTAACGATTCAAATCAGACAGATTCAACCACGAATGAATCTGATAATAATTATGAAAATACTAGTGCTTATTATTACGAAACTCATCCAAACGCTAAGACTCTTGATTCGCGTTCAGATGGAGATGCTTCCTTAGAGTACGGTTCAAATCGTGAATATTTATCCCTAATTCAAAATCGTTCATTTAGTCTCACATGAACTTTTGATGATGGATCGTTCTCGGCAGGGACAATTTGGTTATTAGACTATAAAGAAGTCGAAAATCGTCATTATAAATTGTATTTTGGTACCAATTATCATGTCGCTGCGGACATTTTTGGGAACAATGATTTACCAGAATACGTTCAATCTGCAAGAGTTAAAAAAATAAATTCGATGATTCTAGGATTTACCAAGCAATTAAGCGGTGAAACTGGAGCTGATTTTAAATATTTAACATTAGAGAAACAAAATTATCCAAGAAACTTTTTCTTAGCTCGTAATTTTATGGATAATGCAAATTATGAATATGATGGTCGAAACCATTATACTGATTTCGCTGTCTTGGAAATGGATTTTGACTTTAATAAATTACCAAAAAATATTTTTAAACCTAATACTGATGCATTTGCAGTAGCTAAACAAATTTTAAAATCAATCGAAACACTTGATGAATCAATTCAACGATTTGAAAATAGTTCTAATAAATTCTTAATGACTGATAATTTTCCTTATGCACAAAATAGTTACGGTTCAGGTTTTAATCTTATTTATAACGTAATTGGTGAAAAAGAATTCAAGGTTTTAAATGATATTGATACATATGAAAAAGCTCAGACTTTAGATGAATATATCACAAATGCATATGGTGACAATGACTGAAATATAGCACCAAAGAGAATTTATTTTTATGGATATCCGATTGTTGATCAAAAGAATTTAGTCTTAATTTCTTCACCATGAGACCAATTAGATACTCACGAAAACCGGGACAATGTTAAGAATGGACGTGTAATTTGAATAACACATAATGAGTACCACAATCGCGAAGTGGCTGATCATGGTAACCGTTTTAATGATGAAATTGTCCCAGCTTATTACGGTTTAGCTTTTGAAAGTGCACAATCAAATCGTGTACGTGGAGGTGCGAGTGGTTCATTAGTAATTAATGAACAAGGTTTACCAATTGGTTTACTATTTGCAAGTGTAGGTAATGATTTTACCGTTGTACTTGATAATGATAATAAGTATCGTACATTGCATACAACTTTAATAACTCCATTTACAAATGATGTGGTGTGAAGTACTAATAATGGTACTATTTATCCGTATAACTTAATTGACGGTAGTGATAAAAGTAAGTACTCACACCAATTAAATTCATACCGCGAGCAATTAAGCAAAGTTTACGGAAGTGACTATACCACAAGACTTTTCGGATAA